The genomic interval GGTTTGCTTATTGCCGATGATGTCGGCCTCGGCAAAACTATTGAGGCAGGATACATTCTCCGCGAGCTGGATGCTCGCAAGAAATTAGAACGGGTTCTAGTACTCGCTCCCGCAAGACTCGCTACCAAGTGGAAGCGTGAGATGGCAGAGATTTGAAGAGCCGTTCGAGATAGCAAAAGGAAGTGACCTTATCGACCTATCCAATTCTTTGGAAAAGGCCGAGACGTCGGACCTTTTAAGTGGATAATATCCTATGAAGGGGCCCGACATAAGGACGTGCAGAATGCGTTAGAGGCTGCGCAACCTGGATTGGACCTTATTATTGTTGACGAGGCTCACAGGCTTAGGAACCCTGAAACGTTGCAGCACAGGCTTGGAAGACTTTTATGCGATCTTGCCGATCATCGTGTCTTCCTTACCGCGACACCTGTGCAGAACACATTGGATGATCTGTGGAATCTATTGAGGCTACTGTCCGAGGATGAATTTCCAGATCGCGAAATTTTCAGTCGCCAGATGGAGGCCAACCGAAAGATATTGGAATGCCAGCGGATCGCCTATTGGAAGCATGTCAATTTATCCGAGCCTGAGCGGCGAATTTATGAAAGTGTCGAACAACTCTGTCGAGTTCGACCTGATCACGAGTTGTCTCAAAGTTGGGGATATCAGATGGCTACGCTTATGGCTTACAGGGCCACCGCGAGTTGTATTCCGGCCGCAATCGCATACTTTCAGGAACGAATTGAGTCATCGAGTATGTCTGAGGCCAGAACTATGGCTAACGATTTGGGTTCTGATGCGCCTGACGATGAAGTATTCGGACAAAGTGTGACGAGCGAAATTAGCAGTTGGTTTGGTTCGCAAAAGGAGAGACTCGCCGCTCTTGTGACCGATTGGTCTCAAAATGGTGGGGCCGATACAAAATTTGAGGATTTCTACGAAACTTTAAGTACGATTTGGGACGAAGATGAAAAGCTAAAAATGCCACGTCGCAAAATTGTGGTCTTTTCGTTCTTTCGAAAGACGCTCGAGTATCTTCGTAGATCCCTTGAGGCGAAAAGTATCGGCGTTCGGATGATCCATGGGAAAATTCCACTTTTGGATCGGGATAGGGCAATCGAAGACTTCTTAACGCTTTCTGAAAATGACGTCCTTCTAACCTCCGAAGTCGGTGGAGAAGGTATCGATCTGCAAAGTGCGTCCGTCGTTCTGAATTACGATCTGCCTTGGAATCCAATGGTTGTGGAGCAACGCATTGGTCGCGTCGACCGGATCGGCCAACAAGCTGAGCGAATTGTGGTCATCAATTTTGTCGTACAAGATTCGATCGAAGAAAGAATTCTGGAAAGGCTTCTAAGAAAGATCGGGATTTTCGAAACTTCGATTGGTGAGATTGATCCAATTGTTGGGGACCAGATCGAGAAACTAACTCGCGAGGCAGTTAGTGGCAGCCTAACGCATGACGAGTTAGAAAAGAAACTGCGTATCGAAGAACGGGCAATTGCGAACCGGACCGTCGTTGCAAAACAAGTCCGTGGGCAGGCTGAAAATCTCTTTACATCAGATCAGAGTCTGTTGGACGAAATAGCTGCATTATCAGGCGAGAAGCAAGTTCCCGGCGAGGCAGACCTCTTACGTTTTCTCAACCGGTTTTTAGCGACATTCTATCCCGGATATCTTATTCCCGAAAATACACTTTCAAGTGTTCAGCGATTTAGGCTTTCGCCGCAATTGGCCCGGGACATTGATGACTCATCACTAGAGTTTGGAAGCGACGTAATAGCGTTTGGTAGGAGAATCGCTTCTACTGAGGTCACGGCAACCCTTTCCCGCGAGGTCGCTTACCGTCATGCGAACGCGGATTTGCTACATTTTACTCACCCACTCGTAAAGTTTGCGGTGTGGAAATGGGCGGGCCGCTTCGGAAATGAGACATTCTGTTTGGCCCTTAGCGAGTCTGAGATCCTCGAACCCGGACTGTATGCATTTGCGGCTCGAATTCTCGAGCTCGATGGGCCGATTCCGAAGAATAAACTCCACATTGCTATAGTCGATTTCCAGGGTGACAGACAATGGTCTGATCCCGCCAGTACGGTTCCCGTTCTCTTGGAAATACTTGACCATGGAGCTAGTTATAAGCTCGCGTTTACACTGGCTGAGAAATCGGAGCAGGTTGAACTACATCTGAATCGGATTCTAGACATCTCCCGCAATGACTTGGACAACCGGGAAAAGCAGCTCGCAGTTGACAGACTCGCCCAGCGGAAGGCAATTCCGTGCGAATGGCGGAAATGAAACTAAGGAGAGCAGTGGATCAGGTATCGAGAATGGTCGAGGGTGGGGCGAAGGAATTTGCGATCAAAATGGGAACTCTAAAAATAAGGAAAGCAGAAGAAACTCTGGCCGCTGTCCGAGCCATTGAATCTCAAGGTATGCGAGTTGGTGTAAGCGGCTGGACCGATATCGCAGTCGGATACCTAAAGGTAGGCACACCTATTTAGAATATGAATCTTTAGAATATGAACCGTCTGCATCTAGGAATCGATTACGGGACGAGTGCTTCGAAACTAGTATTGCGCCATTTCGAGGCGGCTGGAGGCGAGAGGGCTTACCTCCTCGAACCGAACGACCGTTTTCGGATACCTTCAGCCGTATCTTTTGATGGAGAAACCATTCGACTCAACTCGGACCTTCAGGATGCGTTGAAAAGTATAAAGATGAGATTTGCGGGAGATGTGACAGGTAGTCTCCGACAACATTTTTACGGAGAATTGAAGAATCTTCCAGACCGCTTTTCGAGTGGAGATCTCGTAACCCTGACTGTTTGGCGACTTCTCTCAATTGGACATTTGCACGCAGTGAAAATAGTTGGGAGTCTAGAATTTAAGATGGGAATGAGCCTGGGAATTCCGATGAGTTTTCTGGAGGACAAGGTACTACGGGAGAGCTACTTGTATGTTGCGAGAGTTGCCTATCACATGTATACCAACTATGGACCCATCGGGTCAGACACGGTTAGCTTGACAACGGCACGGGAGCTCCTTGACGGGAGGCTTATTTCGCAGTCGGCAAAAACCGCCCGTGCCGGAAGCAAATGTACGAAACTGGCTAAGATCGGAAACCGAAGCCTCAATGTTCTGGTCATTTCGATCGCCGGCAACCCCGAGCTCTACCTACTTTTGCATTGATGTTGGAGCCGGAACTACGGATTCTTGCGCCTTCTTAATCAAAGATGAGCATATCGACGGACAGTGGGTGAAAGACTCCATTGTCTTTTTCGGGGCTCATTCGCACCCTTTTGCTATGGACGCTTTGTCCAAACGTGAAAAGGAGGAAGGCTGTCAGCAAATTCGCAACGGGCTTGTCCACGCAGCGCAAAAAGCCTACGGTCGGATTTCTGGTAATCACGTTAGCGTAAACCAATGGAGCGATCCGAAATT from Acidobacteriota bacterium carries:
- a CDS encoding DEAD/DEAH box helicase, translated to MQNALEAAQPGLDLIIVDEAHRLRNPETLQHRLGRLLCDLADHRVFLTATPVQNTLDDLWNLLRLLSEDEFPDREIFSRQMEANRKILECQRIAYWKHVNLSEPERRIYESVEQLCRVRPDHELSQSWGYQMATLMAYRATASCIPAAIAYFQERIESSSMSEARTMANDLGSDAPDDEVFGQSVTSEISSWFGSQKERLAALVTDWSQNGGADTKFEDFYETLSTIWDEDEKLKMPRRKIVVFSFFRKTLEYLRRSLEAKSIGVRMIHGKIPLLDRDRAIEDFLTLSENDVLLTSEVGGEGIDLQSASVVLNYDLPWNPMVVEQRIGRVDRIGQQAERIVVINFVVQDSIEERILERLLRKIGIFETSIGEIDPIVGDQIEKLTREAVSGSLTHDELEKKLRIEERAIANRTVVAKQVRGQAENLFTSDQSLLDEIAALSGEKQVPGEADLLRFLNRFLATFYPGYLIPENTLSSVQRFRLSPQLARDIDDSSLEFGSDVIAFGRRIASTEVTATLSREVAYRHANADLLHFTHPLVKFAVWKWAGRFGNETFCLALSESEILEPGLYAFAARILELDGPIPKNKLHIAIVDFQGDRQWSDPASTVPVLLEILDHGASYKLAFTLAEKSEQVELHLNRILDISRNDLDNREKQLAVDRLAQRKAIPCEWRK